ACCCACCAATTCGCAcgatatatatgtgtatgtgtgtgttggacaaatatttttgattgttGAGCAGATGGTTTCCCATCATCTTAGCAGAGAGTTTCAATTGTTCAAATTGTAAGCATTTGagatatacatttaaaaagaacCATAAAAAGTATTCAAGAAATATGTTATTcatcaacataaacaaatatcCCATTCCTCACTTTAAAGAGCTTTCTCAGTGCAAGTTAATATTTACGTTGCTGCAATATTAAATGCTCAGgaaactgttgacatttttcaaatgtaGCAAGTAGGATAATAGACTGTAAATTGAAACCTGGAAAACAACCTTGTTTAATTTGAGGTAgtaattttctgaaataatgaCACCATTTGAGCATTGAGACTGGTTAACTCAATCAAGAAAGGTCAGCACTGCgaagacaaacatcaacaatcaacatTCACAAACTGACCCCCTGAACTgagttaatatttgaatcgctGTTGTTTGCTAGGCTTAAGACTTATAAGACAACAGACAACTGATCGAGTCATCTAGTCGTACTTTAGTTTGGCATGGACATGTTTGCTAATGTCAAGTACAGTAACTCCAAATTACTAAATTTGATTcagtaaataattttgattgttttaatttctttttttctccccttcagtctttttctctcttttgtttctgtcatacTCACCACACTGTCTCtctttccacccacccacccccttctacaaacatttataaacacacacaatatcttTACTCATTGCATCATTTTTCTTATCATGCAGTAAAATCTCAAAATACTAAACAGTCCAGCTCATATATTGGTGTAGCACAAAAGTAGTTGCTTATATCAATATATTTCTATAGCGTACCTATAGACCAGTAGAGTTTCTCACGGTAATCTTTTCAAggtgaatattttgtttctaaatgttttaaaaattacactttttCATGTTGTGGCTTAAATTTATTGGTTATAGTCAGCATGCTTAGTATTTGTAGCTCACAATGACTTTTTAGCATGTTGAAAACTAAATGTTACAGTGACATTAGTGGCTGACATAACACACATCTTGCatgttatatattattttagtgGTGTTGGTGTGAACTAAGCATCCAGTCTATGTAGCACTGTATTTTTTCATTCCATCCTTATGTTTTTaagatatttcctttttttgttgctttctaaaaaaaaaaaaaaaaaaaaactagattaAGTTGTAAGTTAACGTCACAATGGTTCAGACTGTTGAGTCTGTATATATTTCCATGTTTGAGATGTTGGCTGGTAAGAAATTAATGCTGCATTAGCTCATTAAATTTTTATCCGTTAACTCACATCATGTGGGTCTCTTTCACCTGCATATTAGTTCTAATTGATCTGATATGCAGTGTGAAAATGGGACGTAGTTGCTTGATACAATTAGGCAGAACTAAATTTCAGAAATTGAATCATCTTAAGTAATTATTGCCAGAGTTTTAAATAGCAGTTAACATCATTTCCAAAATAGAAAAGTGCTCTTGTGGAGCAGCTGTTAGTTTGGTTTAATTTATAGCTTCACGGACACATCATACCACAGAGGCTAAAATACCTCAGCATCTAGCACTAGTTAACATAACTAATTAAAAGGTGTTTACATGTACTGACCTTTTTCCTAATGCAGTGATCAGTTCCATCGTAATGCTTTTGTGTGTAAAAGTGTATTATTGTACAGGCTATTCTTAACTGGCTAATGATAAGTATTACAACCGTTTCAGCATTGTCATGTAGGTTTTTTCCCTTAACAGTCCATACTTGAAATACTATTATTTCAATACATACAGGGTGGTGAGAGAGGTAGAGCggaacaaaaattacaaaagtgaaaatagCTAAATTTATATACTTCTTACATCACTCCAGGAATTATTTAAACAGATTACTGAAAAAGTTACATGTGGAAACATTCTTTtatgttgtttcttttgaaactgttttgttgtgtttctagtttttgcttttgatgTGTTTCTGCTTGGATTATTTCAAACAGTTCAATTGAAATCTGTTTTTGAGctttttagcttttattttttaagctgaAGAAGATATTTGCTTAATTCTAGTGGAAAGATAAGTaccaaaataaagtaaacacagGACATTAAAGCGCATTGATCTAATCATTTATAAACTCCTGCAGTTTGTTACATTTCAGTTAATCTGTTTGCCTGTGGTAACCTTTTAGGGCCGGGATGTTGCCAAATATGATTTGGTGTGTGTTGGACACTCCTTGGGGGCTGGGACTGCAGCCATACTTGCTATTCTACTGAAAAATGAGTATCCTACCCTTCACTGTTATGCCTTCTCACCACCTGGGGGCCTCCTCACGTACGTGTTCAGATTTCTTTCTTGTAGTTTTTACTGGGTTGCCCCTAATCAGTTTATCAAATAATGTTCAGTTAAAGtgtgaagaaattatttttttattatttttaacttaatttATTAAACTTGATGTAAAttaatattgtattttgtatGCCTGAATTTTGTTAAGTTTTCTGATCAGATGGATGGCTGATAACTGCCTAAATTATAAGTGTAGAGAAACATCATGAAAGACTGTAGACCATGTATTTATGGGGCAAAAACACTAAAACCTTAACCAACCAAATTAGCATTGttgtattctgtattctgtctgccagtctgtctttctttacaCCTTTGGTTGGATGCATTCTCTATTAACCAGAACACCTGGTATCAGCAAAATGAAGATGACACTGTTACGATAAGCATTCTACTGTGATTTTTAATTGCCAGGTTGCCTTGCGTTGAAGAAACCAAATCCTACATAACATCTGTTGTCATTGGGAAAGATGTTGTGCCCAGGTAAAATGACACCCTAATGGTAGCTATTTTCTTTATCAGTCGCCATGTCCAGATATGTTATTACATAGAACTGTGCTttggtcatttaaaaaaattagaaagttTATGCTGGTTCTGTCTTTTGACAAAAGTACAGCATATGGTAGGATACTTGTTGAGTGCCAATGATTATTGTAGGAATGTTATGACTTACTaataattatgttattttttaatgttggaTAGTGTagttgttatttcttttatacAGTTTGTCTCTTTCTCAACTTTTGTgcatgcttttatatatatatatgagtatTTATAGACATCGAAGTTTGAGGCACTAAGTTGTCTGAGAATGGCTTTGAAAATGACTTTTTTAGAGGACTAGTTTATTCAAATGAGAATATTAAATCGTATTTTATTAGAAATTTTTAAAGCTCGCTTGCAACTTTTGAAATGGTAATTTATACTTGCTACAGGATTGGTCTGCCACAGCTGGAAATGTTACGTACAGATATAATTAACCTCTtaaaaaacagcagaaaatcCAAGgtactaaataataatttgttgcTTACAACTTGATATCTTGTTagtacaaaacaataaaaacatagtGATAAATTTGCCTTTGGCCATTTCATTTGAGCATTTTCTAAGTTTTCATGTCATATAGTATGATtcatattaaaagaaaacctaTTCTACATTCTGTATGGCTTTGTTTATGTTCATGTTACATTTGGGACATAGCTATGTGTGCatgttattttttgtatgtCATATTTGTAAGTCGATTCGATTGGTACtgtttaaatatacatttatggggttttttttcagtggaaCATCATTTCAAAAGGATTTTGCTGCTGCAGCAATGAGAGGTTCTTTGATGAGCGAAATTTGTACCAAGAACGTGATGTGACAGCTCACCCTAGCAATTCTCAGATTGGGCTATCAGCACATGCACCTCTTTACCCTCCAGGCAAAATGATCCATGTCGTGCGCAGCCATGCTTCAGAGAAGAAGTGAGTTGACTTCACTCGGAAGGATGAAACTTTTTCTTATATGCCACATGTGTATTAAAGATAATACTTTATAACAcagcaaagaagaaatatttgataACTTAATCAGGTAGGTTCTAAGGGTTGGAAACTTCTAAACAGCACCATGTCCATAAAAATCTTTGATGTCATGAAAGTGTTTGACTGTCCCATGGGGCGTCACTTTCATGATGTTTTGACCCTTTTCTCTACACAGTGACATTTGCAGCCTTGTATCATCAGAACAGAAGAGAGTTAAGCACTCAGATTGTAGGAAATGGTATCTTGTAAAGATCTTTGCCCAATCATTTCAGTTTAGCAGTCTGGTGGACCTCAGTCACAACATGTGTACGCCACACTTCTCTAGCACGATTTAGGTGGAGGTTCATTTTCTCCCTGTGTAGGTCCTGTCTAACTTTATCATAGTAAGACAATAACTtcttccacaaaaataaatcactttACATTCACTCAAAAGATCAACAAAATATCACATTCATAACTTTTCCAAACAGTCAGATGTTGAAAACATGGTCAAAAGAAACTACTTTTATCATTTGATGATCATGAGCTCTCTGTGTGtttacaaaaaagcaaaagggTCTCTTACACATATAAGACCCAAAGTCATCTGAATGGAATGATGTgtcacaaacaaaatttcttgaCACTGTCTCAAGGTACTCAGTTTTGCTGTTGAATGCACAGAAATTCTGGCATCACCTCTATAACACTTCACCCCGCAATGACCTGAAAAGATTAGGGGATGACACTTATCTTACGTATACTTTCTCAAATGTGTACCTGTAAAATTCAAACCACATAATACTACTTCCCTATAACAGTCTCTTAGGTAACATTAATAAGACCTACTACCTCTCATCATCTACCTTCACAGCATTGTACTGGCAGATATTTGGCTCAAGTGACCACTGTTTGTTGCAGGGGTGGTTGTAACTCATCGGAACCCATTTATCAAGCTTTATGGGCATCCAATGCTGACTTTGATGAGGTGTTGGTTTCCCCAACCATGATCAATGACCACATGCCGGACAATGTGTTAGAATCCCTGGAAAAAGTAAGACcttaaaagactttaaaaatctGCCATTGGATAAACATGTATTCCTGGTCTCAGTTTGTCTCCTCTTTATTAGCTAGTTGTTTTAGGcattaaaagtaattttcttacctacattgtgttttattttatgtaatggAAGAAAATAGTTGGCATTGGATTACATTTTTGCTGTAGCAAATTCACTtttaaagtacatgtacttTTATGCAGAATGGCAACAATCCTGTAAAAACATATGCAGTCcatgtgatttttcttttaatggaaaaaaataagtggttgattatttttcttactgtttgttcaTGTTGGGTCATTTTACACTAATATGTTAAACTGAAATATAATGTTATGGCAGGTATTGCTTCGCATTGGTCCACAGAAGCCTATACGTACCATGACAGAGGCTGAACGTCAAGCTTTCATGTCACTTTGTACTCCATCAGCCAGCACTACCCCTTCACCTAGCCAGGCACAGGGTTTCTTGGAGACTAGCTTCACTTCAGATCCACCACTACACCTTCAGCCATCTAGTGGGTCTGATACCAATAACGTGACAAAGAGCTGGGACTATGCAGCTGAACAAATTCTTCAGTGCTCAAATCATGGTGGAGAGGTCATCGTTCCTGATTCCTATACCAAGCTGAGCCATCAGGAAGTGCCAAGAAACCCACGAAACCAACAATACTTTACTCTGCCACTGACTTCGGAACCTGTCCAGGCTCCATTGGCCAGTCCAGAAACACTGTCCATGGCATCAGGTATTTTGCTGGGGCTGGCAGGACATGGACACGTGGATGGTAATGGTCATGGTCACCGCAACAACATGCATCACCCGCAGAGCAACTCTCCACCAAAGACTACTGCTTCTCGTCCCTATTCATCAGCCCATACAGCACCTTCTAACATGAGGTCAGCCAATGCAAATTCAGTAACCGATGTGGACTTGCCAGTGACAAGGGAGGTTTCAAAACACAGGAACAGaaacagcagaaatgaaaagaataaaagcaaagaagaaaatgaacattttaaaaatcagattgatAGAGAGAACAGTGTTTGGAAGAAGGAAGAGCTACATCAAGGGAATGGAAAAGGTGATGGCATAGTTGTCTCAAGTTTCTTGCAAACTTCTGCAAGTCAAAATTCAGCGCATCCTAACTGTAACAGGAATGAAGGTACACCTATGCCAAACCGTGGCACTGACACTGATATGTCACTAAGAACAGTACTCTGCCATGACAGTGAGCAGCCAAGCCAATCCCAAAATAGTATTTCCATGACTGTTTCATGCCCCACTGAGTCTCATCCAACATGTCAAAAGAGCAATTCAAAGAAGTTTAGGGACATCAAAAGGATGTCAGAAACCATGAATTTACCTGCAGTTTCATCATCAAAGAGTGAATCTACCATCTCTTCAACCTTGATGTCTGGACTGAACCCAGGATCAGCTGGTGACAGGGGAACAACGACCATACAGACAGTTGCGGAGCTTCCGGTCAGTTATGAAACCAGCCATAATCTTGGTGTGGGAAAGTTGTCGGCTGCCCCAGAAGACTATGCATCGGGTACTGCGACTCTGAACACATGCCCCAGGAACTCGCCAGTAGAAACCACCCAGGGGGAGTACGAGCACCCAAACCTATACTATTCACAAGCTAGCACAGGGTATCCACATGGTGCTTACCATCCTCCCATACGATATCCTGTACAGGCTCAGCTGCGTGCTCCTTTCTCATCAGGCTGTTCCTCACATTTGCGCCATGCTGCACCCACTTTAACTTCTATCCACCCCCATCGCTTTGTACACTGTCAGTCTGAATCTAGTATCTTCTCCAAGCACTTACCACCAAAGCTGAGTATGAAACGGTCAGCGGAGCAAACCGACATCTGTCATCTTATAGATGAAACAGAGATATATGACGACGAAAAAGATCTCTTTGCCATTAAGCGCTCAGCAGAACAGACAGATATTTCACACCTTCAAGATGACACAGATGTGTTTGAGCTGGAGGACATACTTGGGGAACTATCTACCCAACAAGGACGTATGTCTGCTGTGCACAGCACATCTCTTTCTTCAACAGTGGGAAGTCCCTCAACCGAGGATGCCACCAGCACTAGACATGCCTCCAGCTCCCAGTCTGTACATTCTAATGACATCTTTGAATCTCAGGGGCCTATGGAAGTGCAAGGAGAGACAGACGTGTAAAGTTCTGTGAACAATGTTGTTTGCACATGTATGCATTTGTTAAGGTACTCTGGAATGCTTGTGTTGGAACCTTTCAAAGGGATGTTCATTCTGAAAATATCCAGAACCCTCTTTCTCattggttttatattttattttgtttgagcAATGGTTCCCAGTTCCAGAAGCATTTATAACATGAAAAGTTTTTGTGCTCGGACCTGTTTTAGTTCCATGTcaaaatggaaatatttatacaaatattgaaaggtttattttattttgttcatgtttaagAAACAGTGAAGGGGCCAGTCAAAGCACCTTTTATTATGTAGTTAAAGGAAAGAGTTCTTGAAGATCACATAGACTAGCAAAATTTGGTTGACTGATATTTAGCATAGTTTGATTGAAATTGTTTTAGAGAatgcatttttgtgtgcatCTTTGTTGTTTAAATTCAAGAGAAAAATTCACAGGTCATTCAGGCTTTTATCAAATATAGTCTCTTTAACAATgctaatgaaaatataattaccTACCATATGTTATTCATCCACCCTACAAGTCTAAATAGAAGAACTGATGTAAAACTTTGCATATGAGTTTATGGCAGATCTTTACATTTATGGCAAATCATTGTGTTTATGGCAAATCATTATGCTTATGGCAAAACATTATGTTTATGGTGAATTATCATGTCTATACTGTGGTGGTGCATGCAAGAAACTCATTCAGCAGCTCTGTGGAGTTCAGTGCCTCACTATTTGAGCTCATCGTGTGACAAAGGTCAACAATAGCCATAACCTGGCTGGAACGAGAATGTATGAATGTATTCGTTAGATGCAGATGTGTAAGTCTGTGAGCATGTGCCTCTGGTTAACTCAGTGATTGACACCGTGTCTGGCTAACTAGTCAGTTTACGGAAGCATGGTGTGTGAGGAAAAAGTATTAGCTAATAATGCACTTCTTGCGCAAAGAATTTTTACAGAGAGGTGAGTctcattgtttttattcatttgtcaacttattttttttttttgatatttttttaactacatttcttttctgtgttaAAAGGTATTGTTTCATTAGAAAGATGAGATTGGTTTTTCTAACTATCTCTGGTGCATTCTGCTTTTCTTCAGTTGTTTTCTTATG
The sequence above is a segment of the Pomacea canaliculata isolate SZHN2017 linkage group LG6, ASM307304v1, whole genome shotgun sequence genome. Coding sequences within it:
- the LOC112565642 gene encoding sn1-specific diacylglycerol lipase alpha-like isoform X1 codes for the protein MPGMVAFRRRWSVGSDDLVVPAVFLVILHTVWIMVLSLVRGLVHFETTQDCTKDLHFHILAYIGILGVCLVLEVIIAVVSLRGTILSPEPRCSMEYLLYVRLFFGLVELAWLIVGAVWSGNHYQTCKPEAAKKALLGIMVCNWVMMLSCVISVWCTYDTAGAKWVKMKKFQDSLKDRRRVNRRQSGSRRNWRQRSRILREFFLQRFRRKAFRAYEESWDRRLQLLCCCVERKGRNQSSMSEIAQLFTEFFRDLDVVPSDVVAGLVLLRHHQKQRMKMVVAQGTSGIYQYLSGVPITPNTRFLQLTQPEVMGEFIKVIHYMRYALAAYGWPVFVMMNPCTWLCRLLPVLSCCCCCSKGHPHSTIVDDNCCGCNFASLKRISGLHDLDIVYATYHVDIGETPFYVALDHEFGKVVVCVRGTLSLQDVLTDLKAEPETLPLQPPRDDWQGHKGMVQAALYIKKKLIDDKILEMAWERDEEYCRSSDWLKTGRDVAKYDLVCVGHSLGAGTAAILAILLKNEYPTLHCYAFSPPGGLLTLPCVEETKSYITSVVIGKDVVPRIGLPQLEMLRTDIINLLKNSRKSKWNIISKGFCCCSNERFFDERNLYQERDVTAHPSNSQIGLSAHAPLYPPGKMIHVVRSHASEKKGGCNSSEPIYQALWASNADFDEVLVSPTMINDHMPDNVLESLEKVLLRIGPQKPIRTMTEAERQAFMSLCTPSASTTPSPSQAQGFLETSFTSDPPLHLQPSSGSDTNNVTKSWDYAAEQILQCSNHGGEVIVPDSYTKLSHQEVPRNPRNQQYFTLPLTSEPVQAPLASPETLSMASGILLGLAGHGHVDGNGHGHRNNMHHPQSNSPPKTTASRPYSSAHTAPSNMRSANANSVTDVDLPVTREVSKHRNRNSRNEKNKSKEENEHFKNQIDRENSVWKKEELHQGNGKGDGIVVSSFLQTSASQNSAHPNCNRNEGTPMPNRGTDTDMSLRTVLCHDSEQPSQSQNSISMTVSCPTESHPTCQKSNSKKFRDIKRMSETMNLPAVSSSKSESTISSTLMSGLNPGSAGDRGTTTIQTVAELPVSYETSHNLGVGKLSAAPEDYASGTATLNTCPRNSPVETTQGEYEHPNLYYSQASTGYPHGAYHPPIRYPVQAQLRAPFSSGCSSHLRHAAPTLTSIHPHRFVHCQSESSIFSKHLPPKLSMKRSAEQTDICHLIDETEIYDDEKDLFAIKRSAEQTDISHLQDDTDVFELEDILGELSTQQGRMSAVHSTSLSSTVGSPSTEDATSTRHASSSQSVHSNDIFESQGPMEVQGETDV
- the LOC112565642 gene encoding uncharacterized protein LOC112565642 isoform X5 translates to MSACISRHLGKAFRAYEESWDRRLQLLCCCVERKGRNQSSMSEIAQLFTEFFRDLDVVPSDVVAGLVLLRHHQKQRMKMVVAQGTSGIYQYLSGVPITPNTRFLQLTQPEVMGEFIKVIHYMRYALAAYGWPVFVMMNPCTWLCRLLPVLSCCCCCSKGHPHSTIVDDNCCGCNFASLKRISGLHDLDIVYATYHVDIGETPFYVALDHEFGKVVVCVRGTLSLQDVLTDLKAEPETLPLQPPRDDWQGHKGMVQAALYIKKKLIDDKILEMAWERDEEYCRSSDWLKTGRDVAKYDLVCVGHSLGAGTAAILAILLKNEYPTLHCYAFSPPGGLLTLPCVEETKSYITSVVIGKDVVPRIGLPQLEMLRTDIINLLKNSRKSKWNIISKGFCCCSNERFFDERNLYQERDVTAHPSNSQIGLSAHAPLYPPGKMIHVVRSHASEKKGGCNSSEPIYQALWASNADFDEVLVSPTMINDHMPDNVLESLEKVLLRIGPQKPIRTMTEAERQAFMSLCTPSASTTPSPSQAQGFLETSFTSDPPLHLQPSSGSDTNNVTKSWDYAAEQILQCSNHGGEVIVPDSYTKLSHQEVPRNPRNQQYFTLPLTSEPVQAPLASPETLSMASGILLGLAGHGHVDGNGHGHRNNMHHPQSNSPPKTTASRPYSSAHTAPSNMRSANANSVTDVDLPVTREVSKHRNRNSRNEKNKSKEENEHFKNQIDRENSVWKKEELHQGNGKGDGIVVSSFLQTSASQNSAHPNCNRNEGTPMPNRGTDTDMSLRTVLCHDSEQPSQSQNSISMTVSCPTESHPTCQKSNSKKFRDIKRMSETMNLPAVSSSKSESTISSTLMSGLNPGSAGDRGTTTIQTVAELPVSYETSHNLGVGKLSAAPEDYASGTATLNTCPRNSPVETTQGEYEHPNLYYSQASTGYPHGAYHPPIRYPVQAQLRAPFSSGCSSHLRHAAPTLTSIHPHRFVHCQSESSIFSKHLPPKLSMKRSAEQTDICHLIDETEIYDDEKDLFAIKRSAEQTDISHLQDDTDVFELEDILGELSTQQGRMSAVHSTSLSSTVGSPSTEDATSTRHASSSQSVHSNDIFESQGPMEVQGETDV
- the LOC112565642 gene encoding sn1-specific diacylglycerol lipase alpha-like isoform X3, which codes for MPGMVAFRRRWSVGSDDLVVPAVFLVILHTVWIMVLSLVRGLVHFETTQDCTKDLHFHILAYIGILGVCLVLEVIIAVVSLRGTILSPEPRCSMEYLLYVRLFFGLVELAWLIVGAVWSGNHYQTCKPEAAKKALLGIMVCNWVMMLSCVISVWCTYDTAGAKWVKMKKFQDSLKDRRRVNRRQSGSRRNWRQRKAFRAYEESWDRRLQLLCCCVERKGRNQSSMSEIAQLFTEFFRDLDVVPSDVVAGLVLLRHHQKQRMKMVVAQGTSGIYQYLSGVPITPNTRFLQLTQPEVMGEFIKVIHYMRYALAAYGWPVFVMMNPCTWLCRLLPVLSCCCCCSKGHPHSTIVDDNCCGCNFASLKRISGLHDLDIVYATYHVDIGETPFYVALDHEFGKVVVCVRGTLSLQDVLTDLKAEPETLPLQPPRDDWQGHKGMVQAALYIKKKLIDDKILEMAWERDEEYCRSSDWLKTGRDVAKYDLVCVGHSLGAGTAAILAILLKNEYPTLHCYAFSPPGGLLTLPCVEETKSYITSVVIGKDVVPRIGLPQLEMLRTDIINLLKNSRKSKWNIISKGFCCCSNERFFDERNLYQERDVTAHPSNSQIGLSAHAPLYPPGKMIHVVRSHASEKKGGCNSSEPIYQALWASNADFDEVLVSPTMINDHMPDNVLESLEKVLLRIGPQKPIRTMTEAERQAFMSLCTPSASTTPSPSQAQGFLETSFTSDPPLHLQPSSGSDTNNVTKSWDYAAEQILQCSNHGGEVIVPDSYTKLSHQEVPRNPRNQQYFTLPLTSEPVQAPLASPETLSMASGILLGLAGHGHVDGNGHGHRNNMHHPQSNSPPKTTASRPYSSAHTAPSNMRSANANSVTDVDLPVTREVSKHRNRNSRNEKNKSKEENEHFKNQIDRENSVWKKEELHQGNGKGDGIVVSSFLQTSASQNSAHPNCNRNEGTPMPNRGTDTDMSLRTVLCHDSEQPSQSQNSISMTVSCPTESHPTCQKSNSKKFRDIKRMSETMNLPAVSSSKSESTISSTLMSGLNPGSAGDRGTTTIQTVAELPVSYETSHNLGVGKLSAAPEDYASGTATLNTCPRNSPVETTQGEYEHPNLYYSQASTGYPHGAYHPPIRYPVQAQLRAPFSSGCSSHLRHAAPTLTSIHPHRFVHCQSESSIFSKHLPPKLSMKRSAEQTDICHLIDETEIYDDEKDLFAIKRSAEQTDISHLQDDTDVFELEDILGELSTQQGRMSAVHSTSLSSTVGSPSTEDATSTRHASSSQSVHSNDIFESQGPMEVQGETDV
- the LOC112565642 gene encoding sn1-specific diacylglycerol lipase alpha-like isoform X2 — protein: MPGMVAFRRRWSVGSDDLVVPAVFLVILHTVWIMVLSLVRGLVHFETTQDCTKDLHFHILAYIGILGVCLVLEVIIAVVSLRGTILSPEPRCSMEYLLYVRLFFGLVELAWLIVGAVWSGNHYQTCKPEAAKKALLGIMVCNWVMMLSCVISVWCTYDTAGAKWVKMKKFQDSLKDRRRVNRRQSGSRRNWRQRSRILREFFLQRFRRKAFRAYEESWDRRLQLLCCCVERKGRNQSSMSEIAQLFTEFFRDLDVVPSDVVAGLVLLRHHQKQRMKMVVAQGTSGIYQYLSGVPITPNTRFLQLTQPEVMGEFIKVIHYMRYALAAYGWPVFVMMNPCTWLCRLLPVLSCCCCCSKGHPHSTIVDDNCCGCNFASLKRISGLHDLDIVYATYHVDIGETPFYVALDHEFGKVVVCVRGTLSLQDVLTDLKAEPETLPLQPPRDDWQGHKGMVQAALYIKKKLIDDKILEMAWERDEGRDVAKYDLVCVGHSLGAGTAAILAILLKNEYPTLHCYAFSPPGGLLTLPCVEETKSYITSVVIGKDVVPRIGLPQLEMLRTDIINLLKNSRKSKWNIISKGFCCCSNERFFDERNLYQERDVTAHPSNSQIGLSAHAPLYPPGKMIHVVRSHASEKKGGCNSSEPIYQALWASNADFDEVLVSPTMINDHMPDNVLESLEKVLLRIGPQKPIRTMTEAERQAFMSLCTPSASTTPSPSQAQGFLETSFTSDPPLHLQPSSGSDTNNVTKSWDYAAEQILQCSNHGGEVIVPDSYTKLSHQEVPRNPRNQQYFTLPLTSEPVQAPLASPETLSMASGILLGLAGHGHVDGNGHGHRNNMHHPQSNSPPKTTASRPYSSAHTAPSNMRSANANSVTDVDLPVTREVSKHRNRNSRNEKNKSKEENEHFKNQIDRENSVWKKEELHQGNGKGDGIVVSSFLQTSASQNSAHPNCNRNEGTPMPNRGTDTDMSLRTVLCHDSEQPSQSQNSISMTVSCPTESHPTCQKSNSKKFRDIKRMSETMNLPAVSSSKSESTISSTLMSGLNPGSAGDRGTTTIQTVAELPVSYETSHNLGVGKLSAAPEDYASGTATLNTCPRNSPVETTQGEYEHPNLYYSQASTGYPHGAYHPPIRYPVQAQLRAPFSSGCSSHLRHAAPTLTSIHPHRFVHCQSESSIFSKHLPPKLSMKRSAEQTDICHLIDETEIYDDEKDLFAIKRSAEQTDISHLQDDTDVFELEDILGELSTQQGRMSAVHSTSLSSTVGSPSTEDATSTRHASSSQSVHSNDIFESQGPMEVQGETDV
- the LOC112565642 gene encoding sn1-specific diacylglycerol lipase alpha-like isoform X4, producing MPGMVAFRRRWSVGSDDLVVPAVFLVILHTVWIMVLSLVRGLVHFETTQDCTKDLHFHILAYIGILGVCLVLEVIIAVVSLRGTILSPEPRCSMEYLLYVRLFFGLVELAWLIVGAVWSGNHYQTCKPEAAKKALLGIMVCNWVMMLSCVISVWCTYDTAGAKWVKMKKFQDSLKDRRRVNRRQSGSRRNWRQRKAFRAYEESWDRRLQLLCCCVERKGRNQSSMSEIAQLFTEFFRDLDVVPSDVVAGLVLLRHHQKQRMKMVVAQGTSGIYQYLSGVPITPNTRFLQLTQPEVMGEFIKVIHYMRYALAAYGWPVFVMMNPCTWLCRLLPVLSCCCCCSKGHPHSTIVDDNCCGCNFASLKRISGLHDLDIVYATYHVDIGETPFYVALDHEFGKVVVCVRGTLSLQDVLTDLKAEPETLPLQPPRDDWQGHKGMVQAALYIKKKLIDDKILEMAWERDEGRDVAKYDLVCVGHSLGAGTAAILAILLKNEYPTLHCYAFSPPGGLLTLPCVEETKSYITSVVIGKDVVPRIGLPQLEMLRTDIINLLKNSRKSKWNIISKGFCCCSNERFFDERNLYQERDVTAHPSNSQIGLSAHAPLYPPGKMIHVVRSHASEKKGGCNSSEPIYQALWASNADFDEVLVSPTMINDHMPDNVLESLEKVLLRIGPQKPIRTMTEAERQAFMSLCTPSASTTPSPSQAQGFLETSFTSDPPLHLQPSSGSDTNNVTKSWDYAAEQILQCSNHGGEVIVPDSYTKLSHQEVPRNPRNQQYFTLPLTSEPVQAPLASPETLSMASGILLGLAGHGHVDGNGHGHRNNMHHPQSNSPPKTTASRPYSSAHTAPSNMRSANANSVTDVDLPVTREVSKHRNRNSRNEKNKSKEENEHFKNQIDRENSVWKKEELHQGNGKGDGIVVSSFLQTSASQNSAHPNCNRNEGTPMPNRGTDTDMSLRTVLCHDSEQPSQSQNSISMTVSCPTESHPTCQKSNSKKFRDIKRMSETMNLPAVSSSKSESTISSTLMSGLNPGSAGDRGTTTIQTVAELPVSYETSHNLGVGKLSAAPEDYASGTATLNTCPRNSPVETTQGEYEHPNLYYSQASTGYPHGAYHPPIRYPVQAQLRAPFSSGCSSHLRHAAPTLTSIHPHRFVHCQSESSIFSKHLPPKLSMKRSAEQTDICHLIDETEIYDDEKDLFAIKRSAEQTDISHLQDDTDVFELEDILGELSTQQGRMSAVHSTSLSSTVGSPSTEDATSTRHASSSQSVHSNDIFESQGPMEVQGETDV